One part of the Ziziphus jujuba cultivar Dongzao chromosome 2, ASM3175591v1 genome encodes these proteins:
- the LOC107417487 gene encoding receptor-like protein 18, whose protein sequence is MGCCHLGPSFPTWLKSQKYVDHLDFSNASISGSIPYWFWEFSYSLSHLNLSFNQLAGQLPSPLKFGSHAPISMYLSGVVVDFSSNNFSGSVPIPSGSFYLLDLSKNKFSGNIPNKWNITGGTFVFLSIANNQINGEIPAWIGNIVPVLEVFDLSNNNLIGSIPSSIGNCSGLAALDLSNNHLSGTIPTFLGQLSGLKSLHLNDNKFHGQLPSSFENLSSLETLSLGNNRLNGSIPPWIGKGFESLRILSLRSNSFSGELPALLSNLSSIQILDLAENQLTGSIPASFGHFNAMLQAQIINRYLWYGAAPIYQNAAYGKNTDGYIGTMEFGNYYESFVVNMKGQLLRYTKTLSLVTMLDLSGNNLSGDLPIEMTNLLGLVVLNLSRNRFTGHIPKSISKLKQLSSLDLSSNRFSGAIPQSLGSLSFLGYLNLSNNELSGPIPDNDHMLTFNASSFAGNVGLCGGPLAVKCPGDDENEKPDKGWMTPVDTGNGDSFIDKWFYLSIGLGFAAGILLPYLIMAMRKSWSAAYFDVVDKAVDRILYLWLKYRNMKQRTKGHQRRR, encoded by the coding sequence ATGGGTTGCTGCCATTTGGGTCCCTCATTTCCGACTTGGCTCAAGTCACAAAAATATGTCGACCATTTGGATTTCTCAAATGCTAGCATTTCTGGCTCCATACCTTACTGGTTTTGGGAATTTTCTTATTCATTATCACATTTGaatctttcttttaatcaaCTAGCAGGTCAACTACCAAGTCCATTAAAGTTTGGTTCACATGCCCCTATATCGATGTACCTATCAGGTGTAGTTGTGGATTTCAGCTCAAATAACTTCAGTGGTTCTGTTCCTATTCCAAGTGGCAGCTTTTACTTACTCGatctatccaaaaataaattttctggtaatattccaaataaatggAATATTACCGGTGGTACCTTTGTTTTCCTTTCTATTGCTAACAACCAGATAAATGGAGAAATTCCTGCTTGGATAGGCAACATTGTTCCTGTACTTGAAGTCTTTGATCTTTCCAATAACAACTTAATAGGAAGTATTCCATCAAGCATTGGAAATTGTTCTGGTCTTGCTGCACTAGACCTTAGTAATAACCATTTGTCTGGAACCATTCCTACCTTCTTGGGTCAATTAAGTGGGCTTAAATCATTGCACCTAAATGATAACAAGTTCCACGGACAGCTCCCATCATCTTTCGAAAACTTATCGAGTTTGGAGACCCTAAGTCTTGGGAACAACAGATTAAATGGTAGCATTCCACCATGGATTGGGAAAGGCTTTGAAAGTCTAAGAATTCTTAGCTTGAGGTCTAATTCCTTTTCAGGAGAACTTCCGGCTCTGTTATCAAATTTAAGTTCAATACAGATCCTGGACCTAGCAGAAAATCAGTTGACAGGCAGTATTCCTGCTAGCTTTGGACATTTCAACGCTATGTTACAAGCCCAAATCATAAACCGTTATCTATGGTATGGGGCTGCCCCTATTTACCAAAATGCCGCATATGGGAAAAATACTGATGGCTACATAGGTACCATGGAGTTTGGCAACTATTATGAAAGCTTTGTTGTAAATATGAAAGGCCAACTTTTAAGATACACCAAGACCCTCTCTCTTGTAACCATGCTAGACCTCTCAGGGAATAACTTGAGTGGAGATCTTCCTATAGAGATGACAAATTTGTTGGGTTTGGTCGTTCTCAACTTGTCAAGAAACCGTTTCACTGGTCACATTCCCAAGAGCATTTCGAAGCTGAAGCAATTGTCTTCTCTTGATCTCTCGAGTAATAGGTTCTCCGGTGCTATTCCTCAAAGCTTAGGGTCACTCTCATTCCTGGGGTATCTGAATCTGTCAAACAATGAATTGTCTGGTCCTATTCCTGATAATGATCATATGCTCACTTTCAATGCATCCTCTTTTGCTGGAAATGTTGGCCTTTGTGGTGGTCCACTTGCGGTAAAATGTCCAGGTGATGACGAAAATGAGAAACCAGATAAGGGATGGATGACTCCCGTGGATACTGGTAATGGTGACAGCTTCATTGATAAGTGGTTTTATTTGAGCATTGGACTGGGATTTGCAGCTGGAATTCTTCTCCCGTATTTGATAATGGCGATGAGAAAATCTTGGAGTGCAGCCTACTTTGATGTTGTTGATAAAGCTGTGGATAGAATACTATATCTGTGGTTGAAATATAGAAACATGAAGCAGAGAACTAAAGGGCATCAGCGACGAAGATAA